From the genome of Sphingobacterium sp. UGAL515B_05:
TAGCAATATCTTGAATTGATAGGTTCCATAAGGCAACTCGATGTATTCAGAACTAATCTGAGAAGCTGCTATTGCACTGGTTTTTTGATCCACCAATGTACCATCGGCATAGGCTAAAGAAATTGGACCAACGAGATTTTCTTGCGGACCATTCATTCCAATAGCTGGATTTTTAATTGTCCCACTGAGATTAACAATGCGGATTTTAAAATGGTCTGGCTTAGTGGGACTAGTCATAGCACGCGTTAGTGCAACAACTTCCGGTTGACCATTCATGAATAAGGAAGGAAGCAAAAAATAATCACTAGGTTGTTCATAACTATTTTTCACCTTGACTTTTAAATCATGGTTCAAACCAAACCCCTGATAAAAGCGAGCTGCAAACGTAAGATCGGCCTCTTCTTTCTGGTCAAAAAGATCTTGTGGCACTGTCCATATCTTTGTCAAACGCCCGTCTGTCGGGAAATATGAGGTTCCAGGATATTTATGATTCCCCGGATTTAACGGATGCAACACAACAAAACTTGTCAAGCTGTCGCCATTAGCAATAACCTGATTAAAGTCAGATAGATTTACAATTCTAGTATTTGAATTTGGCCGGTTTTCAGTTACAGGACGATTGTCATTAATCACATCCAGTTTTTCCTTTTTACAAGAAACAAAGGATAAAAAACATAAAGCTGTAACACCAAAAAACCGACAACTCACACGTTTAAACATACTGATTTTCATTAGATTAAAATAAGTTATAGGTAAAACCGATCATAATTTCCGCACCGCGCTTATAACTTCTGTTGATATACTCATTTCCATACCACTTTCCTCCGGTTTGCGGATTAGCATAAACAGTTTTAATAGCAGGATTCATTATATTTTTGGCATAGCCTTTAAACAAGATCCGTTTATTGAGCTTTTGGGAAAAAACAAAATCAAGGTAAGGCACGGGCTGTGTATACAGATCCGGTTCCCCTGTCAGATTAATTTGGACTAAGCGTTCCCCAACCATATTAAAGGTCACAGTGAGATCGGTTCCTGATTTGTCGTTATCATAGTTTAACCAAGCATTAATCGAATAAGGAGCCTGTTCAAACAACGGACTATTTTTTGGGGTATATCTATCCAGTGAACGATTTGCTTCATAACGCTCCTCAGATTTTTTAATTTCACTTTGTGCCAATAAAAGATTGGTACCCAAAAACAAGTTTTTTAAAGGATCATATAAGGTTCCCAAATTCTTGACAACTTCAAATTCCAATCCCCATACCTTACCAATATTACCGTCATTCTGAAATTGGATGGTTGGAAATTCCGGATAAGTAGCAGCTAACCCCTGAGTTTTTAGATTAAAGACCTTAACCAATTGATTTTCTATACGCTTTCCAAAAGCTGACACGGCAATGACCTCTCCTTTAGCAGGAAACCATTCCCAACGAAAATCCGCATTTTGGGTATATTGGTTTTTCAAATTGGGATTACCAACAACTAAGCCCATTTGAAAGGCATCAAATTCAAATACATTGGTAATCTCACGCAATTCGGGTCTCGCCAGAGTCGTGTTGAAGGCCCCACGAAAATTCATATTGTCATTCAACGTATAGGTTGCATTGACAGAATAGAATGGTTTATATTTTGTTTTATAGACAGAATTGGGATTAATCGGATCCAGTGGAATACGTGTACCATCTGGAGATGTTGCGGTCAGTGCAGGGTCTAAAAATACATTCGCAGTATCCACTGCCGAACCAATATTTGTCATCTCAAACCGAACTCCTCCGGCCATGCGGAATCGTTCAGCGATCTTGAGATCCAGCATACCATATAATGCATTGGTTTCAAAATAACCCTTGTAGTTATTTGGTGATTTTTGGCTATTGTATAGAAATCCACCTACTGGCATCATACCTTCACCCTGCCCCGCTTTTGGTAATACAACACCCACAATTTCATTGCTTACCAAACGGTCTAAATTGCCTTGGACGTCATATAAAGGAATGGCCTTATTACCCGTAAAATTTGAACCTGGCAGAAACAGCTGGTTTTCTGTAAATTTACGATCCCTAAATAAATAATTGAACCCCGTTTTAAACAACTGTTTTTCGCCCAATAGCCTGAAAGGAAAACTCAGATCAGCTTTTGCATTAAAATTATCTTCGTTCAAATTTCGCCATCTCCGACCATTAGGTTCAGCTTGAATAATGCCATAATTTCCAAATCCATTTACATAGCCCGATGTAAGTGCATAGAGATGTTCAGAATATACATAGTCATCAAAATGAGCCTGCTCACCTATAATGGGACGTCGATACCATCCCCCACCCCGAGGTTTGTAGTCTACAAGACTTGCAAATCTAAAATCCGGATCATTCTGCGTGGACTTTGACGTTGCAACATTATAACTCAAACGAGGCGAGAGCTCATTTTTCAAAAACTTATGTTCGCCCTGTAGGTTAAAGGTATTCAGATTACGGAAAGTCTGTTTAAGCGAATGAATAGTACTTCTGACTTCGCCAGGCAAACCCGAATACTCATAGCGTCCATTTAAATTTGTTGCGATAGACTCTCCTCCCCAGCTTCCCAAATATTGCATACTGACCTCATGCTGTGGATTAAAGCGGTAGGTGACCCCTACAAGTGTACCATAGTTTAGTGTTTCGGTTCCTGTATTTTCACGATAAGTTTGATACTTCCCCATAAAAAGACTATTCGGTGTAATATAATTGGGAATATTCCTAAAACTATAAATATCAGGGTTACCGGTTACCACTCCTTGATAGATGCTATACTGGGTCAGTTCGCCCTGATAAATATCAGCGGTTCTTCTATAATAATTTCCTCCGACGACAAGTCCCAGTTTGTGTTTTCCAAAAACATCATAACTGTTACCGAATGTTGCCGAGTAAAGTTGATTCATGGGCGCGCGACGGTATCGAGTCGTCATAACGGGATCAAACCCTTTCATAATCGTATTAACCCGGTTTACTTCTTGGTATCCTGAAGGACTATAGTTGCTATTGGCGATCATATCCTGGATGGAACTTAATCCATTGGGATATTGTGTTGCAAGATTTAGAAAATCCGAGGAAAGGTCTTTTTTATTGATTCGTGTCCCCAATAACCCCATCTCACTGTTCCAAAAGCTGTTATAATTCCCCCCCAAACCAATGTTCGAATTGAGCCCGGTTTGAGCGATAAGCTCAAATGTCATTTTCTCAGGCACAGATTTCGTTTTG
Proteins encoded in this window:
- a CDS encoding TonB-dependent receptor; this translates as MSFYQCMRVMKITMVFLTCLLVKVSAFTYGQRITLNKQNSHIPAILKEIRQQSGYDFFYDNGLFNRAKPVNVNLNNATVEEALNICFAGQPFGYVVKNKLVVVTALRTVLEKPADVLQQRLVGRVIDQQTKRTLAGVSIRVKGTSGGTNSDANGNFSLSISKIPTVLVLSYLGYQTKEIEINDVKDNLVIGLSPLATALEEVTVQARRKMNTETAVLEERKRASIVQDAISAELIERTASITTTQALQRVTGVTVTDDKYVAIRGLGDRSVIGQLNGVRLASSDPDRSAIPLDLVPASLLDNITVYKTVTPDKPADAASGIVELKTKSVPEKMTFELIAQTGLNSNIGLGGNYNSFWNSEMGLLGTRINKKDLSSDFLNLATQYPNGLSSIQDMIANSNYSPSGYQEVNRVNTIMKGFDPVMTTRYRRAPMNQLYSATFGNSYDVFGKHKLGLVVGGNYYRRTADIYQGELTQYSIYQGVVTGNPDIYSFRNIPNYITPNSLFMGKYQTYRENTGTETLNYGTLVGVTYRFNPQHEVSMQYLGSWGGESIATNLNGRYEYSGLPGEVRSTIHSLKQTFRNLNTFNLQGEHKFLKNELSPRLSYNVATSKSTQNDPDFRFASLVDYKPRGGGWYRRPIIGEQAHFDDYVYSEHLYALTSGYVNGFGNYGIIQAEPNGRRWRNLNEDNFNAKADLSFPFRLLGEKQLFKTGFNYLFRDRKFTENQLFLPGSNFTGNKAIPLYDVQGNLDRLVSNEIVGVVLPKAGQGEGMMPVGGFLYNSQKSPNNYKGYFETNALYGMLDLKIAERFRMAGGVRFEMTNIGSAVDTANVFLDPALTATSPDGTRIPLDPINPNSVYKTKYKPFYSVNATYTLNDNMNFRGAFNTTLARPELREITNVFEFDAFQMGLVVGNPNLKNQYTQNADFRWEWFPAKGEVIAVSAFGKRIENQLVKVFNLKTQGLAATYPEFPTIQFQNDGNIGKVWGLEFEVVKNLGTLYDPLKNLFLGTNLLLAQSEIKKSEERYEANRSLDRYTPKNSPLFEQAPYSINAWLNYDNDKSGTDLTVTFNMVGERLVQINLTGEPDLYTQPVPYLDFVFSQKLNKRILFKGYAKNIMNPAIKTVYANPQTGGKWYGNEYINRSYKRGAEIMIGFTYNLF